A single genomic interval of Procambarus clarkii isolate CNS0578487 chromosome 17, FALCON_Pclarkii_2.0, whole genome shotgun sequence harbors:
- the LOC138365679 gene encoding ovarian abundant message protein-like encodes MATSRNKGKAATLRQLKTSKMAGFVTLAGFVTLAGFVTLAGFVTLAWFVTLAGFVTLAWFVTLAGFVTLAWFVTLAALITLAGFVTQAALITLAALITLAALITLAALTTLAALITLAALTTLAALTTLAALTTLAGFVTQAALITQAALITLAALTTLAALTTLAALITLAALITLAALITLAALITLAALTTLAALITQAALTTLAALTTLAALITLAAPLPY; translated from the coding sequence GCCGGCTTTGTCACCCTGGCCGGCTTTGTCACCCTGGCCGGGTTTGTTACCCTGGCCGGCTTCGTCACCCTGGCCTGGTTTGTTACCCTGGCCGGCTTCGTCACCCTGGCCTGGTTTGTTACCCTGGCCGGCTTCGTCACCCTGGCCTGGTTTGTCACCCTGGCCGCCCTCATCACCCTGGCCGGCTTTGTCACCCAGGCCGCCCTCATCACCCTGGCCGCCCTCATCACCCTGGCCGCCCTCATCACCCTGGCCGCCCTCACCACCCTGGCCGCCCTCATCACCCTGGCCGCCCTCACCACCCTGGCCGCCCTCACCACCCTGGCCGCCCTCACCACCCTGGCCGGCTTTGTCACCCAGGCCGCCCTCATCACCCAGGCCGCCCTCATCACCCTGGCCGCCCTCACCACCCTGGCCGCCCTCACCACCCTGGCCGCCCTCATCACCCTGGCCGCCCTCATCACCCTGGCCGCCCTCATCACCCTGGCCGCCCTCATCACCCTGGCCGCCCTCACCACCCTGGCCGCCCTCATCACCCAGGCCGCCCTCACCACCTTGGCCGCCCTCACCACCCTGGCCGCCCTCATCACCCTGGCCGCCCCATTACCATATTAA
- the LOC138365680 gene encoding anti-sigma-I factor RsgI2-like, whose translation MYYWAEEHDAKFTPDSQTRRQVHSRLPNTTPRSLQTPKHDAKVTPDSQTRRQGHSRLPNTTPRSLQTPKHDAKVTLDSQTRRQGHYRLPNTTPRSLQTPKHDAKATPDSQTRRQGHSRLPNTTPRSLQTPKHDAKITPDSQTRRQGHSRLPNTTPRSLQTPKHDAKVTPDSQTRRQDHSRLPNTTPRSLQTPKHDAKITPDSQTRRQGHFRLPNTTPRPLQTPKHDAKITPDSQTRRQVHSRLPNTTPRSLQTPKHDAKITPDSQTRRQGHSRLPNTTPRSLQTPKHDAKVTSDYQTRRQGHSRLPNTTPRSLQTPKHDAKATPDSQTRRQGHSKLPHLSFQFIAKTKKMHQLFVHIYSHIFYA comes from the coding sequence ATGTATTACTGGGCTGAAGAACACGACGCCAAGTTCACTCCAGACTCCCAAACACGACGCCAAGTTCACTCCAGACTCCCAAACACGACGCCAAGATCACTCCAGACTCCTAAACACGACGCCAAGGTCACTCCAGACTCCCAAACACGACGCCAAGGTCACTCTAGACTCCCAAACACGACGCCAAGGTCACTACAGACTCCCAAACACGACGCCAAGGTCACTCTAGACTCCCAAACACGACGCCAAGGTCACTACAGACTCCCAAACACGACGCCAAGGTCACTCCAGACTCCCAAACACGACGCCAAGGCCACTCCAGACTCCCAAACACGACGCCAAGGTCACTCCAGACTCCCAAACACGACGCCAAGGTCACTCCAGACTCCCAAACACGACGCCAAGATCACTCCAGACTCCCAAACACGACGCCAAGGTCACTCCAGACTACCAAACACGACGCCAAGGTCACTCCAGACTCCCAAACACGACGCCAAGGTCACTCCAGACTCCCAAACACGACGCCAAGATCACTCCAGACTCCCAAACACGACGCCAAGATCACTCCAGACTCCCAAACACGACGCCAAGATCACTCCAGACTCCCAAACACGACGCCAAGGTCACTTCAGACTACCAAACACGACGCCAAGGCCACTCCAGACTCCCAAACACGACGCCAAGATCACTCCAGACTCCCAAACACGACGCCAAGTTCACTCCAGACTCCCAAACACGACGCCAAGGTCACTTCAGACTCCCAAACACGACGCCAAGATTACTCCAGACTCCCAAACACGACGCCAAGGTCACTCCAGACTACCAAACACGACGCCAAGGTCACTCCAGACTCCCAAACACGACGCCAAGGTCACTTCAGACTACCAAACACGACGCCAAGGTCACTCCAGACTCCCAAACACGACGCCAAGGTCACTCCAGACTCCCAAACACGACGCCAAGGCCACTCCAGACTCCCAAACACGACGCCAAGGTCACTCCAAACTACCCCATTTGTCTTTTCAATTTAttgcaaaaacaaaaaaaatgcatCAACTTTTTGTTCACATCTATTCACATATATTTTATgcataa